TCATCACCAAAATCTTCAAACTTACACAACTATTATTTTGTGCTcaattatgatttattgcactgGACATATCTTTAGAGAAGAATAACCAATCCAATGGCCGCTTAGTGATATTCCCCACTTGTACATTAGATTCCAGGCCATTATAAATAAAACAACTAAGTACTAACAGAGTAATGATTTGTGAAAATTTGAAGCAAAGGTTTGAATAAAAGTTAATTTCTGTATTGAAGGTAATGATGAAAAGGTATCTTGGATCCTTGTTGTAGTGTTATGATGATTTCTCTCTCAGCTGTAATCCTATTGAGTAGATCCCTTAGTTTTGTGTTTTAGAGAATTTCTAAGTGGCAACGCTTGTGCCCAACACTAAAAGTAAGGGTGATAATGTTATAGGTGCAATCCAATATCAGGTcagttatttaaatttaataaaaattatgagATATCGCTAACAAATCATGAAGCTACAACTCATAAAATTACGATGatataagattaaaaaaaataaaattttcaaatataaGATTAAAAAAAAGAAGTGACTTTGATATAAACACCGTCCCGATGCTTTTATTTGTTTTTGGTAActagttatttattttatttttcaaaatttaaaaaaaaaacaaatcccatattgaataaataatattatttttaatcaatACTGAAATaggtatatataaatatgttaataaaaataatagaattaaatgtgtgtaattatgtgtaAATCTTCCCaataaaaatttgaataaaaaaggGAAACAAATTTGAAAAAGGGTAAGTGTGGTTTAAGAGGTGCAGAGGGAAGTAACGGCACAATTTGGTGGGAAACACGTGGCAGTCCAGCTCAGATTTCCCGCCAAGAAAACCTTTACCGTATAAATAGTAGATCTCTTCTATCAACCTCTGTCTGTATAACCCAAACTCGCCATGATGAGCTCTTCGGAACCTTCTTCCTTCATTCCCTCCGAGAAACCCCTAAACCCAAACCTAAATCATCTTAACACTTTTGACACCAGTACTCCGGAGAAGTCGCCGGAGATCTCTTCTGGCAGACGGAAAGATAAGACAAAGGTCAATGCCGACGTGCCTGATTTACCCAAAAGGTAAAATGTCTTTAGGTTTCTTAGTGTAGTTCAGGAGTGAGTGTAACTGTTAGTTTATTTCTAATAACTGGGAGAAATTGTTTCGCAGCTGTGGGACTCTTGGAGAGTTTTTCAGCATTTTGTATAATTCGATTTTGTTGCGGCGGAAAGGTCCGGCCACGAATTTCACGAATATTCGCCCGATAATCGAGCGTTTAACCAATAATAGGTATAATGAGTTTTTCTTGGTTTATGCTTTTTCTACTAGTCTGAATTgggttttataatttttaatttagtgTTGCACAATGAaggggaaaaggaaaaaaaatttgtACATAAACTTTTGTTGGTTGCTGATAATCAAGAAGCGAAATTGCTTAAAAGATTTCTGTTTGGTTAGAGGTTTTCTGGAGAAACAAATCCAAGTTTTCATATTCGCTAATTTTACTTAGTTCCTCTAAATGAAAGATCAAACTGAACTGAGTTATGTACTTGTAGCTTTGGCTTTGGATCAGTGGCTTTTGATCTTGCTCCACAAAATTTtttatttgacaaaaaaaaatttgaaacttTTTCTGTTCATGCAAGGTGCTTTGATTTGTGTGTCATGATCAAACTGAACTAAGTTTTGAATCTAATTTGTTCAAGTAAGGTGCTTTTACTTGTGTGTAATAATtaacttgtattttttttaataggtttACTTATAGTTACTTGGCTCAGTTGAAATTTATTTTACCTGAGGTAATCGAGATAAAGAAGACACGAATATTCAATGAGAAAACGAGTTGTATGGAGCCAGATCTTCATATTGCTTTGAATTTGGACGCATTAGACAGTAGGAAGTTGAAATCTGAAGGTTGGAATTCGTACCTGAGAAGGGTCATCCAATCCCGGCTTGCAGATTTTTCAAGATCTCATCCTGAGGTATATCTATTTCATTTTGAAGATGGCATCTTTTTTACtcgtagtatttttttttaacaatttttgaCACGGTTAAGGAAGATTGACTTTAAATTTTAATATCACATCTAGCAAGGTTCTAGATATTTGATTTTGCTCAATAGATTAGAAGTTTTGTGACATTCATCTTTTGAGTAATTAAATTGGAGTTCATTATAATTAATTCATTGATATAATGCTCTAAACAATTTGAGACTTGGTGTGCTGGAATAGTGGCAGCTTATGATGGACTTATTCATTCTAAGAGAATGGAACTCAGAAAGTAATTTGGAAGAATTGTTATAATACCAACATCTTGGTATAATTACTGTGTTGTGCTTGCTCCCTTACCATGTAAAGTTGTTTCATCTGTTTTTAGGTTCTTGAAGTTCCAAAAGGAATGCTGCCAGAGCCATTTAGTGTTCAAGGGCAAGGTGACAATTCAGGCTTTATCAAAGTCCCGCCATCATCTTCTTGTGAGGCAGTATCTGatgtgcaatatgttgatcaagAATCTGAGGAACCTAAAATCCAACAATCAGCAGTGCATTTCCCTCCCACTTTCCAAAGACGCTTATCTCAAAGACAGAGAAGCAAAGAAGTAGACAACAACATGACCCCAAAATCATTCGAGCCTTCAGTCCAATCTTCAGGTGATTTGGTTGCTCACTCAGGCCCCAACACAGCTTCATCCAGTAAGGAAGTGGATTTTGGTGTAGATTTTTGCCCAACGAATGCAACTCCGAGTGAAGTGCTATCTACACCAGCCACACCTGCGTTGTCTCAACGAAAGAGAAGTTGCATGAGCCCAAAGGATAATTCTATTAGCGACAAGTTGGCTAGGCGACCATCCTGTGCTAAATCATTACAATTTGACAGTCTTGAGAAGAAAAACAGAGATAATGGTGAAGTCTTTGATACAAATGGTGTCTCAACCGTTAAGGACCTTGTTGATATTCCTCCTGAGAAACTTTTGAAATCGGTAAGTCCAGTACTAATTCTTAGTCTACACAAAGACACTGTTTTGATTGTGTGATTTAGAAAAGTAATTGGCCATGTCTTTTCGTAACAGATTAGTGAGAATGAGATCAAAGCTAAGGAGGAACGAGATTCAGCTATCCCACTAGCAAAGAGGAGGAAAGAGACGATTGCCAGCCTACCTAAGCTTTTCAACACGATTCATTTCTTATTTCAGTCAATAGATCGTTCTGTTATCATTAAGGAAGACGTTATGCACAAGATAATCTCAAACCATTCAAATATTGTTGACAGAAGTAAGACATAATTAGGTCCGCCCATTACATGAGATTAAGATTTACTGTTCTGAGCTAAATTCTTTTAATCTGTGTCCACAGGAGAAGTTGAAGAGCAGCTTAGCTTGTTGCTGAAACTGGCTCCGGACTGGATTTCTGAGAAGTTTGGAGTTGGTGGGGATTTGTTTCTCCGGTGAGACTCTAATACCTTCTGAGTTCCTTTTGGAGACTAAAAAAGACCATATACTCAAATCAACACTCTAGTTTTTTTCTTAAAATGTTTGTCTTTTTCCACAAGTCaatattccaatttttttttcctaGTAGGAAGTTCTAGTTTAATTGTCATCTTTTGTAGAGTGTAGTAAATACTTGAACTAATCTAATTTTGTTTCTCCTACAGCATTGACAAAACGAGGAGTCCTGAGTCAATTCGCTCACGTCTTGAAGCAGTAAACTGAGGCCGTTATCAACTTTTTTACTACTCTCGAAATATACGTtactaaaatatatatacatacatatttaCGTTAGATCTTTAAATTTTTAATGGTGAATTTTTAATTTATAGATGCTATttgtttcttcattttttttgccTTTTTCTTGATGCAAACTTTGTGGGCTTCGTATTacgtgtttttattttaaattaaatggcttaTATATGGGAAATTAAAATCAGAGATTATCAACTCTTCATTGCTCACAACAATAAGTTGTTTTGACATATAAGTTGAAATAGATAAGACATTTAGAAagtcatcatcatcttcattgcTCACAACAACAAGTTGTTTTGACATATAATAAgttgaaattaaaataaaataatttagaaaGGTAGCTCtccattttttgttgttgttatctCATTAAATTCTTTTGGTGCAATAAAATGGATGTTTTCATAACCAAAATCTTGAACTTATCGCTCCTTTTTGATTTTTCTACAAGATCTTCACATATATTTGGAGAAGAACCCAATGCTGCTTAGTGATATTCCTATACATTAGATACCAGCCCATAATAAAACAGCTATAACAGACTAAAAGATTAGAAGGGTGTGGTGAGAAAGAAGGTGAAGACATGAGTGGCCAGAGATCAGTGCCAGTGCCAGTGCCAGTGCCATTTAGAACGCCACAGCACCCATCACTGGGGACAAACCACTGGGGTGGTGCTTCTCCCTTGTTGGCAAGAGACATTCCCAAGGAGTCCCTCGAGCAGAGATATTTGAGGCTCAACTCAGTTCGAACACGCGATGAGATCTTTCCGGATGACTTTGCAGAGATTAAGCAAGATCATTATGCCTCCAAAACACCTAGCCGCAGCAGCATAATCAGAGGACTCTTACCAAAGTTTATTGTGTTTAGGAGGAAGCAAAATAGTGTTGTTGACATTATTGGTTCTTCTAGTTCAAGGAAAAAGAGATGGCTCCCTAGATTAGATCCTCACAATAGGTGGCCTCAGGGTTGGTGTTAGTTAATTTTTACATGTATGAATTATGATGGCAAACGAACTAGGACATGTTTGGCATTGATTTTTCATTCTTGTAAAGTTTAAAATTACTTTGGGGAATATTTGATTGAATTTGACTAATCTACTagtttctcaattttttttgtgGAAAGAGAAAGCAAAAGAAACATGAAGAGAGATTGTTGATTTAATGTTTTTTTAGCCCTTTTTGTATAGTGAATTTAAgcttaattattatatttttaaataatttatttattcatacatattattacatttaatataatttttagtATTCACCACCTTACATAAAAATCCCGAGTTCACCACTGTTTCACAAGTGTAGCTCGGGTTGGAGTACATCAGAAATCTACCAAAAAATAATATCAAGCTAAAAGAGAAGTATTCCTACTAAAATGGCAAACAATTCTCAAGCTATCATATGAATCCCACccaatatattaataaaaatcaaataaaatacaaaGTCTATAACCTATGTAATTGCAGAGTTACAAACTATATATTTCTAAATGTTGGAATATGCCAACACCATGACTTGATCTGCACTAAACACACtcagaatattacaactctaaaacttGTTTACAACAGAATATAACAGAACTAAAACAAAGTCAACTACTAGTCCTCACAAGAGATAAggctaacatatatatatatatatatatatatatatataataagaggCTAGAAGCACTAATAACTGTTCTTGACTTTCTTGGCTGATCCGAGTAGTGCTTTTTAAATGTGCCATTTGGGCTGATAGATATATCATCACTAAATGTAATAATGTTTTACTGAAAGGTCATTTGGTGTATGTTGTATAATCTATGTCGTTTGGGATCAAAGTGGTTGGGTTAATAGTTAACAAGGCGCAGAGTTGCTACATGGTTCTGAAACTTATTCTTTTCTTTGTTGTTCTCTCATTAGTATTTTTAATGTTTTGTTGGGTTGAGTAAACTCAGTGAAAGTATCCAAACACTAATCATACTAAGCCAAGTTGCTTGGACTTTTTTTTGGTTCTCTTTATGCCTTTGATTTGTTTCTACATGGTACTTTTAATagattgcatatatatatatataaatatagatattGTAGTCCTCCAATCACATTGCATGATCACCATGGTTGTCCTCTAAGGACATCACATCACTCATGACTACTTCAGCCTAAAAGGACAGGTAGTGGCATCTGATATTGCTTCAGATAGTCATTGGGAGAGCTGGCCTATgcataataaaattatatatttttatgcacaCATATTTCTCAGGCCAGTTAATATTGCATTATTGAAATTTCTACTTTAACTCTTTAAAGTTTTGCCACATCAATACAATTCTTTTCTGCATCCAACCACCATCATAATATGAATTAGAAGTGGTTGACTTTGTTCTTTAACAATCAACCAGATTACCCAATTGAAGCAAAGTAAAATCCATTGTTCTTTCCATCCAATCAAAGTGGTGATCAGTAGAAATGGAGAAGCTGTTATTAACTAAGTCAGACTTGAAATTTGTACCAGAATCCTACATATTTCCATCTGAATCTAGACCCGGTAATGCCAAAGTTCCACTTTTTGAGACCATTCCTGTGATTGATTTGAAAGAAGAACCAACTAAACTCATTCCCCAAATCATAAATGCTTGCAAAGACTTCGGAATCTTCCAGGTTTGAAATGATCATCATGTCATTATTTTCTTCTTCTAATTGGTTATCAGCAAGGCTTCTGGGACTTTGTTCTTCTTAACTATATACTATTGTTCCAAGTACATGCTATCTAAACTGTTTGATTATGAGATACAGTTGATTAATCATGGGATTGGAGAGAAGCTATTACAAGATGTATTAGAAGTGACTAAGGAGTTTTTTGAGCTGCCTGCTGAGGACAAAGCAAGCTTATTCTCTGATGACCCCAGACAAATTTTTAGGCTCTACACCAGCATTGATTATATGAATGAGCAGGTACATTACTGGAGAATTGCTTTGAGACACCCTTGTCCTGTAGAAGAACACATCCAATTTTGGCCTCAAAAACCAGCTAAATACAGGTTAGTGAATCCTAACTCTCCTTGTAACCAACTTTCCATGTTTCCTCTTCTTAACATGAATCCTGCAATTCCAGAGAGTTGGTTGGAAGTTACTCAGTCGAGCTTAGGAAGCTGAGTTTGTGTATTTTGGATTTGATTGGTGAAGGATTAGGACTAGAACCCGGATACTTTCGAGAGAAAACTGAACTCGCTGCAGCTCATTTAATGAACATGAATCATTATCCACCATGCCCAGATCCAAGTCTAACCTTGGGACTACCTAAACATGGTGATGCCAACATGATAACTTTCCTTCTCCAAGAAATGGATGGTCTTCAAGTGTTGAGAGATGAGCAATGGTTTGCAGTTAAGCCTCTCCCTAATGCATTCGTTGTGAACATTGGCTACATTTTGGAGGTGAACCCTTTTGTTCTCTCTTGCTATGGATGGTCTTTATCAAGTCCTTGAAAGTTCATGGTTAATTAgatttatttttgagattttatATCATAAACTTATACCATGATTAATGAATGTGTAGATTGTGAGCAATGGGAAGCTAAAAAGTGCCGAACACAGAGTTGTGACAAACCAAAATGTTGCGCGCACAACTGTTGGCAGCTTCATTTATCCTTCTTTTGGTTGCCAAGTTGAGCCTGCAAAAGTGCTCATCGACGACAATAGTCCTCCACTCTATAGAGAGTTCGTATTCAAAGATTTTCTGGCCACCTTTTTAATAGATACTAATAGCAAGAACAAATCACCACTTGAGCGCTATATGCATGAACAAACTTGATCTAGCATTATAATATACTCAATTGTTACCTCCTACTTCTAATTCTGTCAACtcaaaaacatatatttatagatTCAAATGTCTGTTTAGTTTGTAATAATTAGTGTTCCTCTTTTGACGTGTGACAATAATCATGGATTAATGGTTCAGTATTCTTACACTTGTTCTATGTGAGGTATTATACTCCAATATTCCCCTCAACATGAAGGCTAATTTTTGATGACCAATTTTGAATCACCGGATCATATATGGTATTTCTGAACTCGCTTGCTATTTGGATCTCAAGTGTTTTGTGCACTATGCAGATCTTATGTGGCTCACTATTTGGATTGGTGTGTATCGAATGTCCACTAGGGATATGACTCATGATAtcatgacaagaatcatgaggtTCTATCTAAAagccaattggtgattagtggagttacctATGTACTTATCAATgattcaatattcttacacttgtTCTATACAAGACATTATACTCTAATACTGTAGCATAACAAATGTAGACATAAATCACATCAAAAGTATTTATATCATAgtaaaaatatttgtattattatgtgatgttGAGTTGAACATGCTCGAGTATTTTCCGAAAACAAACTACTATAAAAAGGTAAAAGCATTTTTGCAGCAAACGTAGATGGTCCATTGTCAtttgaacaaaataaattgaCGTTGATATGCATTTTGTTTCTCGTTGAAAACTAAATTGagatatatttaaattataaaaaatccaATGTTTATAAGAGCGGAGGGAGAATATTTGTTAAGAGCAGGGCTGATAATCATGTATCAAGGAAGAAAGgaaactctttaattaaaataaattgaatAAGGAAAGTTGCTAAAAAATGCATTTTAAAGAGAAGAGATAGACCCCTAGATTCATTTagggtttttctttttcttttaaaaaaatatgtaaataaagGAAGGAATCCACCGTTCAAGAAAAATAAGAGCAAATAAATTGTCCTTTATTGCTTAGTTTTGATCATGACAATGATTATTTAAAgcaattaattttgaaattgtaTAACAAcattttttgtgatattttaaagagtaataaataaataaataaattccatgttaatattataattttgagctaataaaaatataattaactcTAAAAAGTTATATTTGTCTTCGAAGATATCGTTTGTAAGTTATATATTGTCGTTTTTGATGATTTATTCCCCATCGGTTGCTGCCGACCTAGTAAAATCGGCCACAACCACCACACTTCACCCAACTTTGTTTGGTCACTTGTTGTCGTTTTTACTTTCGAAGAAACTGCCGATATCTAAGAGGCTTTAGGATTTGAAGTCTATACGTTGTCGTTTTCTCATTGTCGTTTGCCAATACCATAAGACTTGGGCTACAAAATATGTCGTTTCTTCAGTTATTACCTGAATCTTCTCTTCTATTCTCTACTATGTCGTCGTCTTCTTCTATAAACAATGAATTAAGGTTGTCTTCATCATCTTTTTTGCGTTATGATTCTATACTTTGTATCTTAGAAATTATCAGCATTATTCCCAAGAGATTTAAATTTTGTGACAAATTCGTACTATTtctaagtcaaacatttgacttttGATTTGAATAGAGAATTTAGAAAGTATAGGAAATTGTCCAAAATAAAgccatcaagaagctaatgtccttattttttaaattgtagataaatgatcattttacattgttgattacctaaattacccttttttataatttatttatttatttattcagaaCTGTATGATTTTAATATAgtagtatatgtatattagttttgtttaattaatttttatttaaaagttatattgattttttaagtttttttataggttgttagtatattatttttcaattagtgtatatgttttttgtggtatggtatataattttttttttgtgatatttaatttctattttattatacatagtggtagtatataattttgtatcattgtatatatattttaatggtagtatataactttgttagcatagtatatacattttttaataataattttgtaagttttgatggtatattatttttcaactcagtatatatattttgtggtatggtatatcattcaacaacccataaaaaacgaaaaaaaatcaaaataactttaaaataaaaactaattaaacaaaactaatatacatataccataatattaaaatattaagaataaaatattaatttgttaaaggatgtatttggtaatatgtgatattaaatagatgattagactattttactacaaaattaaaaatatggacatttacttacttttaCACAACATCAAAGGTCATTTTGCACCATGCCCTGGATAGAGAACATTACGGGTCATTTTGCACCTTGCCCCTATAATATATGCTTATAAAaagtaagaagaaaaaaaagcttggatttttaattttaatttagaaaaGGGTATAATTTTAACAAAACATTTATTAAGTCTAAGAACaataatgttataatatatatatatatatatatatataaattgaaggaatgagtcatgaataaaaataacattttttattaTCAATGAAAGTCTCTGCTTCTGTTACACAAAGTTAATCTTTAATGAAATTATTAGATCTAAGTGGTTGACTTCTTGAAGTTCTTAGTGGTGTtcgagagaagagaagagaaatggaGAAGCTCTTATCTACCAAGACAGACTTGAAGTTTGTACCAGACTCTTACATATTGCCATCTGACACTAGACCTGGCACTACCAAAGTTCCTCCACTTGAGACCATTCCTGTGATTGATTTGAAACAAGAACCAACTAAACTCATTCACCAGATCATAGATGCTTGCAAAGATTTTGGATTCTTCCAGGTTTGAGATTCTGTCATTACatacaatatatttttatatatagaaaTAGAATATGTAAACCAAAGTATTGGAGCTGAACTatgtgattatgattatgatgaaAACCAGCTGATTAATCATGGGGTTGAGGAGAAGCTAATACAAGATGTATTAGCTGTGACAAAGGAGTTTTTTGAGCTACCAGCTGAGGACAAAGCAATCTTCTTCTCTGATGATCCAAAGAAAATTTGCAGGCTTTATACCAGCATTGATTATCTGAAAGAACCAGTGCATTACTGGAGAGATGCTTTAAGACACCTTGGTCATCCTCTAGAGAAACACATCCAATTTTGGCCTCATAAACCACCTCAATATCAGTATGTGATTTCTCATATTAATTTTGTTTTCCTTACCAATGCCATAATAATGCACAACACACTTTAGATTATAACAAACATGTGTTTTTTTTTGTGTATTTAGAGAGGTGGTGGGGCGTTACTCAGTTGAGGTGAGGAAGCTGAGTTTGTATCTTTTGGATCTGATCTGTACAGGATTAGGACTTGAACCTGGATATTTTAGAGGCGAAACTGAACTGACTGAAGTTCATGTAATGTCTGCAAATCATTACCCACCATGCCCAGATCCAAGCTTGACTTTAGGATTACCTAAACATTGTGATGTTAACTTAATAACTCTTCTTCTCCAAGAAATGGATGGTCTTCATGTCATGAAAGATGGGCAGTGGCTTTCAGTTGAGCCTATCCCTAATGCAATTGTTGTCAACATAGGCCACACTTTACAGGTCACTCTTTATGCATATCTACTCCTTCT
The genomic region above belongs to Humulus lupulus chromosome 1, drHumLupu1.1, whole genome shotgun sequence and contains:
- the LOC133807993 gene encoding CDT1-like protein a, chloroplastic, which encodes MMSSSEPSSFIPSEKPLNPNLNHLNTFDTSTPEKSPEISSGRRKDKTKVNADVPDLPKSCGTLGEFFSILYNSILLRRKGPATNFTNIRPIIERLTNNRFTYSYLAQLKFILPEVIEIKKTRIFNEKTSCMEPDLHIALNLDALDSRKLKSEGWNSYLRRVIQSRLADFSRSHPEVLEVPKGMLPEPFSVQGQGDNSGFIKVPPSSSCEAVSDVQYVDQESEEPKIQQSAVHFPPTFQRRLSQRQRSKEVDNNMTPKSFEPSVQSSGDLVAHSGPNTASSSKEVDFGVDFCPTNATPSEVLSTPATPALSQRKRSCMSPKDNSISDKLARRPSCAKSLQFDSLEKKNRDNGEVFDTNGVSTVKDLVDIPPEKLLKSISENEIKAKEERDSAIPLAKRRKETIASLPKLFNTIHFLFQSIDRSVIIKEDVMHKIISNHSNIVDRREVEEQLSLLLKLAPDWISEKFGVGGDLFLRIDKTRSPESIRSRLEAVN
- the LOC133833148 gene encoding hyoscyamine 6-dioxygenase-like, which codes for MEKLLLTKSDLKFVPESYIFPSESRPGNAKVPLFETIPVIDLKEEPTKLIPQIINACKDFGIFQLINHGIGEKLLQDVLEVTKEFFELPAEDKASLFSDDPRQIFRLYTSIDYMNEQVHYWRIALRHPCPVEEHIQFWPQKPAKYRELVGSYSVELRKLSLCILDLIGEGLGLEPGYFREKTELAAAHLMNMNHYPPCPDPSLTLGLPKHGDANMITFLLQEMDGLQVLRDEQWFAVKPLPNAFVVNIGYILEIVSNGKLKSAEHRVVTNQNVARTTVGSFIYPSFGCQVEPAKVLIDDNSPPLYREFVFKDFLATFLIDTNSKNKSPLERYMHEQT
- the LOC133809569 gene encoding protein DOWNY MILDEW RESISTANCE 6-like isoform X2; this translates as MEKLLSTKTDLKFVPDSYILPSDTRPGTTKVPPLETIPVIDLKQEPTKLIHQIIDACKDFGFFQLINHGVEEKLIQDVLAVTKEFFELPAEDKAIFFSDDPKKICRLYTSIDYLKEPVHYWRDALRHLGHPLEKHIQFWPHKPPQYQEVVGRYSVEVRKLSLYLLDLICTGLGLEPGYFRGETELTEVHVMSANHYPPCPDPSLTLGLPKHCDVNLITLLLQEMDGLHVMKDGQWLSVEPIPNAIVVNIGHTLQ
- the LOC133809569 gene encoding hyoscyamine 6-dioxygenase-like isoform X1, which codes for MEKLLSTKTDLKFVPDSYILPSDTRPGTTKVPPLETIPVIDLKQEPTKLIHQIIDACKDFGFFQLINHGVEEKLIQDVLAVTKEFFELPAEDKAIFFSDDPKKICRLYTSIDYLKEPVHYWRDALRHLGHPLEKHIQFWPHKPPQYQEVVGRYSVEVRKLSLYLLDLICTGLGLEPGYFRGETELTEVHVMSANHYPPCPDPSLTLGLPKHCDVNLITLLLQEMDGLHVMKDGQWLSVEPIPNAIVVNIGHTLQIISNGKLKSAEHRVVTHQKLARTTVGSFLLPSYSCQIEPAKVLIKDSNPPLFKSFTFKDFLATYMTDTYERKPPLERYKLQVY